Proteins from one Phyllobacterium zundukense genomic window:
- a CDS encoding exopolysaccharide biosynthesis protein: MSGDDSARYDPDTRRLSKVLVEIGADPATRISFDDILDALSERSFGALMILFAALNLVPLPPGTSTIFGIPLVLLSIQMLLGFEKPWFPVFMRRKSMQVETYRRFIARLEPMLVRFEKLARPRYWFVPQMIVERVVSMVALLMSLIVILPVPLINQLPALSIVLLAIGLGEQDGVWLGTGLLVAALAAGIAIGLGASVGLAALHIFG, from the coding sequence ATGAGCGGCGACGATAGCGCGCGGTACGATCCGGATACGCGGCGCTTGTCCAAAGTCCTTGTCGAGATCGGCGCGGATCCTGCGACAAGAATATCGTTCGACGACATTCTCGACGCCTTGTCTGAACGCAGTTTCGGCGCGCTGATGATCCTTTTTGCGGCGCTCAATCTTGTGCCGCTTCCTCCGGGCACTTCCACGATCTTCGGCATTCCGCTGGTGCTGCTTTCGATCCAGATGCTGCTGGGCTTTGAAAAGCCGTGGTTTCCCGTCTTCATGCGGCGCAAATCAATGCAGGTTGAAACGTATCGCCGGTTCATTGCAAGGCTGGAGCCCATGCTCGTTCGCTTTGAAAAGCTGGCACGCCCGCGCTATTGGTTCGTTCCGCAAATGATCGTCGAGCGTGTCGTCAGCATGGTCGCGCTGCTGATGTCGCTGATTGTCATCCTGCCGGTCCCGCTCATCAATCAGCTGCCGGCGCTCAGCATCGTCCTTTTGGCCATCGGCCTTGGCGAACAGGATGGCGTCTGGCTTGGAACGGGCCTATTGGTGGCAGCGCTTGCCGCAGGCATCGCCATCGGGCTCGGCGCCTCGGT
- a CDS encoding 3-hydroxybutyryl-CoA dehydrogenase translates to MAGTIKTVGIVGAGQMGSGIAHVCALAGYDVLIHDQSAEQIEKALATVNGNMARSVSHGKLEEAERVKGMSRIRPALRMEDLSGVDLAIEAATEDETVKRKIFAQLCPNLNPEAILATNTSSISITRLAATTDRPERFIGIHFMNPVPVMHLVELIRGIATENVTFESAREFVASLDKTITVSEDFPAFIVNRILLPMINEAIYVLYEGVGSVDAIDTAMKLGANHPMGPLQLADFIGLDTCLSIMQVLYDGLADSKYRPCPLLVKYVEAGWLGRKAGRGFYDYRGEHPVPTR, encoded by the coding sequence ATGGCTGGCACGATCAAGACCGTAGGCATTGTTGGCGCGGGCCAAATGGGCAGCGGCATTGCACATGTCTGCGCTTTGGCTGGATACGATGTTTTGATCCATGACCAGTCGGCCGAGCAGATCGAAAAGGCCCTCGCGACCGTCAACGGCAACATGGCCCGCTCTGTTTCCCACGGCAAGCTCGAGGAAGCGGAGCGCGTCAAGGGAATGTCGCGTATCCGCCCGGCATTGCGGATGGAGGATCTTTCCGGCGTCGATCTTGCCATTGAGGCAGCCACGGAAGACGAGACCGTAAAACGCAAGATTTTCGCGCAGCTGTGTCCAAATCTCAATCCGGAAGCCATCCTCGCCACCAACACCTCGTCGATATCGATCACGCGCCTTGCGGCGACCACTGATCGCCCGGAACGGTTCATCGGCATTCACTTCATGAACCCGGTTCCGGTGATGCATCTGGTCGAGCTTATCCGTGGCATCGCAACCGAGAACGTCACGTTCGAGAGCGCCCGGGAATTTGTCGCGAGCCTCGACAAGACCATTACCGTATCCGAGGATTTTCCGGCATTCATCGTCAATCGCATCCTTTTGCCGATGATCAACGAAGCGATCTACGTGCTCTATGAGGGCGTCGGCTCGGTCGATGCCATCGATACCGCGATGAAACTTGGCGCCAATCACCCCATGGGCCCGTTGCAGCTGGCCGATTTCATCGGCCTCGATACCTGCCTGTCGATCATGCAGGTGCTGTATGACGGCCTGGCGGATTCCAAATATCGCCCCTGCCCGCTGCTGGTAAAATATGTTGAAGCCGGTTGGCTCGGACGCAAGGCCGGCCGCGGCTTCTATGATTATCGCGGCGAACATCCCGTCCCGACGCGCTGA
- a CDS encoding electron transfer flavoprotein subunit alpha/FixB family protein → MAILLFAEHDNESLSDQTAKALTAALAIGPDVHVLVAGKGAKGVADQAAKLAGVKKVLLADSDDLANRLAEASAALIVSLAGNYDTIIAAATTNGKNILPRVAALLDVMQVSDIIEVISPDTFKRPIYAGNAIQTVQATDAKKVITVRTATFAAAGEGGSASVENVSAAANPGLSKFVEAKLSGGDRPELTSARIIISGGRALGSNEKFKEVILPVADKLGAAVGASRAAVDAGYAPNDWQVGQTGKVVAPDLYIAVGISGAIQHLAGMKDSKVIVAINKDEEAPIFQVADYGLVGDLFVILPELEKAL, encoded by the coding sequence ATGGCTATTCTTCTTTTTGCCGAACACGATAACGAGAGCCTTTCCGACCAGACCGCAAAGGCACTGACGGCAGCCCTTGCCATCGGCCCGGACGTGCATGTGCTGGTCGCAGGCAAAGGCGCCAAGGGCGTCGCCGATCAGGCTGCCAAGCTTGCCGGCGTCAAAAAGGTTCTCCTCGCCGACAGTGACGATCTGGCCAACCGCCTTGCCGAGGCAAGCGCGGCGCTGATCGTATCGCTCGCCGGCAATTACGACACGATCATTGCGGCAGCGACCACGAACGGCAAGAACATCCTGCCGCGTGTTGCCGCCCTGCTCGACGTCATGCAGGTCTCGGACATCATCGAGGTGATCTCGCCCGATACGTTCAAGCGTCCGATCTATGCAGGCAACGCCATCCAGACCGTACAGGCGACCGATGCCAAGAAGGTCATCACCGTGCGCACCGCAACCTTCGCGGCAGCCGGTGAAGGCGGTTCGGCTTCCGTCGAGAATGTCTCGGCTGCAGCCAATCCCGGTCTGTCGAAGTTCGTCGAGGCAAAGCTTTCCGGCGGCGACCGTCCCGAACTGACGTCCGCAAGGATCATCATTTCCGGTGGCCGTGCTCTTGGCTCGAACGAGAAGTTCAAGGAAGTGATCCTTCCGGTTGCCGACAAGCTCGGTGCAGCCGTTGGCGCCTCGCGCGCCGCGGTGGATGCCGGCTACGCCCCGAACGATTGGCAGGTTGGCCAGACCGGCAAGGTAGTGGCACCGGATCTCTACATCGCCGTCGGTATTTCCGGCGCGATCCAGCATCTGGCCGGTATGAAGGACTCGAAAGTCATCGTCGCCATCAACAAGGACGAGGAAGCGCCGATCTTCCAGGTCGCCGACTATGGCCTCGTCGGTGATCTCTTCGTCATCCTGCCCGAGCTTGAAAAGGCCCTTTGA
- a CDS encoding electron transfer flavoprotein subunit beta/FixA family protein: MKVLVPVKRVVDYNVKIRVKGDGSGVELANVKMSMNPFDEIAVEEALRLKEAGKVEEVVVVSIGPAQAQETIRTALAMGADRGILVKVDDIVEPLAVAKILKGVVDAEQPKLVILGKQAIDDDANQTGQMLAALLGWSQGTFASKVELGSDTAKVTREVDGGLQTIEITLPAIVTTDLRLNQPRYASLPNIMKAKKKPLDEKSAADYGVDTKPRLKVIKTEEPGGRKAGVKVKDVAELISKLKNEAGVLI; the protein is encoded by the coding sequence ATGAAAGTCCTCGTACCGGTAAAGCGGGTAGTCGATTACAACGTGAAGATCAGGGTTAAAGGCGACGGCTCCGGCGTTGAACTTGCCAATGTGAAGATGTCGATGAACCCGTTCGACGAAATCGCGGTCGAGGAAGCGCTCCGTCTGAAGGAAGCCGGCAAGGTCGAGGAAGTCGTCGTCGTATCGATCGGCCCGGCGCAGGCGCAGGAAACCATCCGTACCGCGCTCGCCATGGGTGCCGACCGCGGTATTCTCGTCAAGGTCGACGATATCGTCGAGCCGCTCGCCGTCGCCAAGATCCTGAAAGGCGTCGTCGATGCCGAACAGCCAAAGCTGGTCATCCTCGGCAAGCAGGCTATCGATGACGATGCCAACCAGACAGGTCAGATGCTTGCGGCCCTCCTCGGCTGGAGCCAGGGCACCTTCGCCTCGAAGGTCGAACTCGGTAGCGACACTGCCAAGGTCACCCGCGAAGTCGATGGCGGTTTGCAGACAATCGAAATCACGCTGCCGGCGATCGTCACCACGGACCTGCGCTTGAATCAACCGCGCTATGCCTCGCTGCCGAACATCATGAAGGCCAAGAAGAAGCCGCTGGATGAAAAGTCCGCTGCCGATTATGGCGTCGATACCAAGCCGCGTTTGAAGGTCATCAAGACCGAAGAGCCGGGCGGCCGCAAGGCGGGCGTCAAGGTCAAGGATGTCGCTGAACTCATCAGCAAGCTGAAGAACGAAGCCGGCGTTCTGATTTAA
- a CDS encoding rhomboid family intramembrane serine protease yields MFIPLHDANSLKYIKLQYVTLSLIVINVLVYLVMAVDGETAHVAAIGLGYIPAIIHDMAVLPASYYFVPPDFTYITYAFLHADIFHLGGNMLFLWVFGDNVEDALGHIKFLIFYLLCAAAGAFLHGVILPDSEAPLIGASGAIAGIVSAYLLLHPRVKVWVLAFGRIPLRIPAIYPLVLWVVTQFAMLLWGGQEQVSWPAHVGGIIAGAVLIVIMKRRSVPLFDRAIVSPRAVVVEKQPEPVTREAEPVKWGR; encoded by the coding sequence ATGTTCATTCCATTGCATGACGCCAACAGTCTCAAATACATCAAGCTGCAATATGTGACGCTGTCGCTGATCGTCATCAACGTGCTTGTCTATCTGGTCATGGCTGTTGACGGCGAGACTGCCCATGTCGCCGCGATCGGCCTCGGTTACATACCTGCCATCATCCATGACATGGCGGTTCTGCCTGCCAGTTATTACTTCGTCCCGCCCGATTTCACCTACATCACCTACGCTTTCCTGCACGCCGACATCTTCCATCTCGGCGGAAATATGCTGTTCCTCTGGGTTTTCGGCGACAATGTCGAAGACGCGCTTGGCCACATCAAGTTTCTGATCTTCTATCTTCTGTGTGCCGCAGCCGGAGCGTTCCTGCATGGCGTGATCCTGCCCGATTCAGAAGCGCCGCTCATCGGCGCTTCTGGCGCCATCGCCGGTATCGTTTCCGCCTACCTGTTGCTTCACCCACGCGTAAAGGTCTGGGTGCTGGCGTTTGGGCGCATTCCCTTGCGCATCCCGGCAATCTATCCGCTGGTGCTGTGGGTCGTGACACAATTCGCAATGCTTTTATGGGGCGGGCAGGAACAGGTGTCCTGGCCGGCCCATGTCGGCGGCATCATCGCCGGCGCTGTGCTTATCGTGATCATGAAGCGCCGAAGCGTGCCATTGTTTGACCGGGCTATTGTCTCGCCGCGCGCCGTAGTGGTGGAGAAACAACCGGAGCCAGTCACCCGCGAGGCCGAACCGGTCAAGTGGGGCCGCTGA
- a CDS encoding cob(I)yrinic acid a,c-diamide adenosyltransferase, with protein MVKLNKIYTRTGDDGTTGLGSGERRLKHDLRVEAYGTVDEANSCLGLARLHTEKAFPELDAMLMRIQNDLFDLGADLATPDRGQTLPYEPLRIIDSQVLRLEAEIDRLNANLAPLRSFVLPGGSPASAALHLARTVARRAERHMVELAQKPDETVTPAALKYINRVSDFLFVAARVVNDNGARDVLWVPGHNR; from the coding sequence ATGGTCAAGCTCAACAAGATCTACACGCGTACGGGCGACGACGGCACCACCGGCCTCGGCAGTGGCGAACGGCGTCTCAAACATGATCTTCGCGTCGAAGCCTATGGCACCGTGGACGAAGCAAATTCTTGTCTCGGGCTTGCGCGGCTCCATACGGAAAAAGCCTTCCCCGAACTCGACGCCATGCTTATGCGCATACAGAACGACCTCTTCGATCTCGGTGCCGATCTTGCAACTCCCGACAGGGGCCAGACGCTTCCTTACGAACCCTTGCGCATTATCGACAGCCAGGTTCTGCGGCTTGAAGCGGAGATTGACCGGTTGAACGCAAACCTTGCGCCATTGCGCTCCTTTGTGCTGCCGGGCGGCTCGCCCGCATCCGCCGCGCTGCACCTTGCCCGCACCGTGGCGCGCCGCGCCGAGCGGCACATGGTCGAACTCGCGCAGAAGCCTGACGAGACCGTCACACCGGCCGCCCTGAAATACATCAACCGCGTGTCGGATTTTCTGTTTGTCGCGGCCCGCGTGGTCAATGACAATGGCGCGAGGGACGTGTTATGGGTCCCCGGTCATAACCGCTAA
- a CDS encoding twin transmembrane helix small protein: protein MDVIFKFLALVAIAAVTIVLLIGLRNMMKGGDANFSNKMMQLRIFLQLIAIILIVGAIYFHRAAG from the coding sequence ATGGATGTCATTTTCAAATTTTTGGCGCTCGTGGCAATTGCCGCGGTGACCATCGTGCTCCTCATTGGCCTGCGCAACATGATGAAAGGCGGCGACGCAAACTTCTCCAACAAGATGATGCAGTTGCGCATCTTCCTGCAGTTGATCGCCATCATCCTGATCGTCGGTGCGATCTATTTCCACCGCGCGGCAGGCTAG
- a CDS encoding SDR family oxidoreductase: MARSRTILITGCSSGIGAHCARALKADGWTVFATARQPTDIEALKADGLSAYYLDYREPDSIAALVEAVLGETGGTLDALFNNGAYALPGAVEDLPINGLREQFDVNFFGWHELTQHIVPVMRKQGHGRIVHCSSILGLVPMKWRGAYVASKFAVEGLMLVQRMELEGSGVQMSLIEPGPIATRFTYNARKQIEKYIDVENSVHRDEYRRLLARLSGGGTKSKFKLGPDAVYAVLKDALENPRPRPHYLVTRPAKITNFARRFLSTRALYRVLASQS, from the coding sequence ATGGCACGTTCAAGAACGATTTTGATCACAGGATGTTCCAGCGGGATAGGTGCCCATTGCGCCCGGGCGCTGAAGGCAGATGGCTGGACAGTCTTTGCCACCGCAAGGCAGCCAACGGATATCGAAGCGTTGAAGGCTGATGGCCTGTCTGCCTACTATCTCGACTACCGCGAACCGGACTCCATCGCTGCGCTGGTCGAAGCAGTGCTCGGCGAAACCGGCGGCACGCTCGATGCGCTCTTCAACAATGGCGCCTACGCTTTGCCTGGCGCCGTGGAAGATCTCCCCATCAATGGACTGCGGGAGCAGTTCGACGTCAATTTCTTCGGCTGGCATGAGCTGACGCAACACATTGTTCCCGTCATGCGCAAGCAGGGCCATGGCCGGATCGTTCATTGCTCGTCCATCCTTGGCCTCGTACCGATGAAATGGCGCGGCGCCTATGTCGCATCAAAATTCGCGGTCGAAGGGCTGATGCTCGTGCAGCGGATGGAACTGGAGGGTTCAGGCGTTCAAATGTCGCTGATCGAGCCTGGGCCCATCGCCACCCGGTTCACCTACAATGCCCGCAAGCAGATCGAAAAGTACATCGATGTGGAAAACTCGGTGCATCGTGACGAGTATCGCAGGCTGCTAGCCCGGCTTTCGGGGGGCGGCACAAAGTCGAAATTTAAACTCGGTCCTGATGCGGTCTATGCAGTGCTGAAGGACGCATTGGAAAATCCCCGCCCGCGTCCCCATTATCTGGTGACACGCCCGGCAAAAATTACAAACTTTGCCCGCAGATTTCTATCCACACGTGCGCTATATCGCGTGCTTGCGAGCCAGTCGTGA
- a CDS encoding YihY/virulence factor BrkB family protein, which translates to MRRARSFLWRVVADTWRHFSTDDGWALASHVALSAILALFPFLIFATSLASFLGASAFTDTAVHVIFDTWPEVIAKPIAQEVRNVLNIQRGGLLTISVIAAAYFASNGIEALRVALNRAYRVIDTRSIVYCRLQSLGYVIVATIGIMAISFLLILAPLAMRIATIYIPELVLVSGTIGFWRYCIASAVLIIGLLVVHLWLPAGHRTFMEILPGVLLTLIAWTVGATIFASYLETFATYVSTYAGLASIMAAIVFLYIVAAIFIIGAEINAAIIRYWEIEEATRL; encoded by the coding sequence ATGCGTAGGGCAAGATCTTTTCTTTGGCGCGTTGTCGCCGATACATGGCGGCATTTCAGCACCGATGATGGGTGGGCGCTTGCAAGCCACGTTGCCCTTTCGGCAATTCTCGCGCTCTTTCCGTTTCTGATCTTTGCGACTTCCCTTGCAAGTTTCCTTGGGGCGAGCGCCTTCACGGATACGGCTGTTCATGTGATCTTCGATACATGGCCAGAGGTGATCGCCAAGCCGATTGCGCAGGAGGTACGCAATGTTCTCAATATCCAGCGCGGCGGCCTTTTGACGATCAGCGTTATCGCGGCAGCCTATTTTGCCTCCAACGGCATCGAAGCGTTGCGGGTGGCTCTCAACCGTGCCTATCGCGTGATCGATACGCGTTCGATCGTCTATTGCCGCCTGCAAAGCCTCGGCTATGTCATTGTCGCAACGATAGGTATCATGGCCATCAGCTTCCTGCTGATCCTCGCACCGCTCGCCATGCGCATCGCGACGATCTATATCCCGGAGCTTGTACTTGTGTCAGGAACGATCGGCTTCTGGCGCTACTGTATTGCCTCGGCGGTGCTCATCATTGGCCTTTTGGTCGTGCACCTGTGGCTGCCCGCGGGCCATAGGACTTTCATGGAGATACTGCCGGGCGTCCTGTTGACGCTAATTGCCTGGACCGTTGGCGCGACGATCTTTGCAAGTTATCTCGAGACCTTTGCAACCTATGTGTCGACGTATGCGGGCCTCGCATCGATCATGGCGGCGATCGTTTTCCTCTATATCGTCGCGGCGATCTTCATCATCGGCGCGGAGATCAATGCCGCGATCATCCGTTACTGGGAAATCGAGGAAGCCACGCGTCTCTGA
- a CDS encoding DMT family transporter: MPVRYFPALFVVLWATGFIGARYAMPYMEPFYFLMVRFLIAGAILGLWVVLDGNHWPSKRGARHAIIAGCLIHGAYLGAAFWAIHNGLPAGMSALVVGLQPLITALIAGLVLGETIQPRHWAGLAVGCIGVAMVLWPKLVISTGGITPATVSAAIFSVIAISIGTVWQKRFAGNIDLKAGTTLQYLGAAVLTGIFSLLLETHTIIWSGELIFAMFWLVFVLSIGAVLLLMLLINQGAVSKVASLFYLVPGVTALMAYALFGETLTPFQLVGMVIASLGVALSTGQRRVASSISQ; this comes from the coding sequence ATGCCCGTCCGCTATTTTCCCGCTCTGTTTGTTGTTCTTTGGGCCACCGGCTTCATCGGCGCTCGCTACGCCATGCCCTATATGGAACCGTTCTATTTCCTCATGGTGCGGTTTTTGATCGCGGGAGCCATCCTTGGCCTCTGGGTGGTACTCGATGGCAATCATTGGCCCAGCAAACGCGGTGCAAGGCACGCGATCATCGCGGGCTGCCTGATACATGGGGCTTATCTCGGAGCCGCGTTCTGGGCCATTCACAATGGATTGCCCGCAGGCATGTCGGCGCTCGTCGTCGGGCTGCAGCCCTTGATCACAGCCCTGATCGCGGGGTTGGTACTCGGCGAAACCATCCAGCCGCGCCATTGGGCCGGGCTTGCCGTCGGCTGCATCGGCGTCGCCATGGTCCTTTGGCCGAAGCTCGTCATTTCCACCGGCGGCATCACGCCGGCGACGGTTTCAGCGGCAATCTTTTCAGTTATCGCCATCAGCATCGGCACTGTCTGGCAAAAGCGTTTTGCCGGCAATATCGATCTGAAGGCGGGTACGACTCTGCAATATCTTGGCGCCGCCGTCCTCACCGGCATATTCTCGCTCTTACTGGAGACCCACACCATCATCTGGTCGGGCGAATTGATATTCGCCATGTTCTGGCTCGTTTTCGTCCTGTCGATAGGCGCCGTGCTGCTGCTGATGCTGCTCATCAATCAGGGCGCGGTGTCCAAGGTCGCATCGCTGTTCTATCTGGTCCCGGGTGTCACGGCACTGATGGCCTATGCGCTGTTCGGCGAGACACTGACACCGTTTCAATTGGTCGGAATGGTCATTGCCAGCCTAGGCGTGGCCCTCTCGACAGGTCAGAGACGCGTGGCTTCCTCGATTTCCCAGTAA
- the gluQRS gene encoding tRNA glutamyl-Q(34) synthetase GluQRS — translation MTVPVFRFAPSPNGHLHLGHAYSALLNQQMARDAGGRLLLRMEDIDRERCTPELEQTMQEDLHWIGFEWEKPVRRQSEHFAVYREALDRLIGMELVYPAFLSRGEIKHEIENLGGNGTWPRDPDGALLYPPTDRQLSNTERKRRISGGQPFSWRLNMDDALEHVGEPLFWTELEPEKRAVEAAPHVWGDVIIARKDMPTSYHLSVVIDDALQGITHVVRGKDLFQATSVHRLLQRIFDIEPPVYHHHALILDHDGEKLSKSRRDTALHSLRQEGVSAEEIRSMVGV, via the coding sequence ATGACAGTTCCGGTATTCCGTTTTGCCCCCAGCCCCAATGGCCATCTGCATCTCGGCCATGCCTATTCCGCGTTGCTCAACCAGCAGATGGCGCGCGATGCAGGCGGCCGACTGCTGCTGCGCATGGAGGATATCGACCGCGAGCGCTGCACCCCGGAACTCGAACAGACCATGCAGGAGGACCTGCACTGGATCGGCTTCGAGTGGGAGAAGCCGGTCCGCCGTCAGTCGGAACACTTCGCTGTCTACCGCGAGGCGCTCGATCGGCTGATCGGTATGGAACTTGTCTATCCGGCGTTTCTAAGCCGCGGCGAGATCAAACACGAAATCGAAAACCTTGGTGGAAATGGGACTTGGCCGCGCGATCCGGACGGTGCCCTGCTCTATCCGCCGACGGACCGGCAGCTCTCGAACACCGAGCGAAAACGGCGGATCAGCGGCGGGCAGCCATTTTCGTGGCGTTTGAATATGGACGATGCGCTTGAACATGTTGGCGAGCCGCTTTTCTGGACCGAGCTTGAACCTGAAAAACGCGCCGTTGAAGCCGCACCGCACGTTTGGGGTGACGTCATCATTGCGCGAAAGGATATGCCGACGAGCTATCATCTATCGGTCGTGATCGACGATGCGCTGCAGGGCATCACCCACGTCGTGCGCGGCAAGGACCTTTTCCAGGCCACAAGCGTCCATCGCCTGCTGCAGCGGATATTCGATATCGAGCCGCCGGTTTACCACCACCATGCGCTTATCCTGGATCACGACGGGGAGAAACTTTCGAAAAGCCGCAGGGACACCGCGTTGCATTCACTGCGGCAAGAAGGTGTGAGCGCCGAAGAAATACGCAGTATGGTTGGTGTCTAG
- a CDS encoding DNA-3-methyladenine glycosylase family protein, which translates to MRRIDTLEDIAEGLEALLQTHPELVAIAERAGPLPLRRSVPGFESLASVIVSQQVSKASADSIWKRLVSIIDPLTPENYLAAGEEAWRLAGLSRAKQATLARISEAVIAGELDLTALADMPIEEAMRVMTNVKGIGPWTAEVYLLFSAGHADVFPSGDVALQHAYAHAYGESVRPDSKALRLFAERWTPWRGVAARLFWAYYAATRGRDGTPMP; encoded by the coding sequence ATGCGCAGAATTGATACGCTCGAGGATATTGCGGAAGGGCTCGAAGCCTTGCTGCAAACGCACCCCGAACTTGTGGCGATAGCCGAACGCGCCGGGCCGCTGCCGCTGCGCCGCTCCGTCCCGGGCTTCGAGAGCCTTGCCTCGGTGATCGTTTCGCAGCAGGTCTCCAAGGCCAGTGCCGATTCGATCTGGAAGCGGCTTGTCAGCATCATCGATCCCCTGACACCGGAAAACTACCTTGCAGCCGGCGAGGAGGCGTGGCGCCTTGCCGGCCTGTCCCGCGCCAAACAGGCCACTCTCGCCCGGATCAGCGAAGCGGTAATAGCGGGAGAACTCGATCTCACCGCTTTGGCGGATATGCCGATTGAAGAGGCCATGCGGGTAATGACAAATGTGAAAGGCATCGGGCCCTGGACGGCGGAAGTCTATCTGCTGTTTTCCGCTGGCCATGCGGACGTGTTCCCATCGGGCGATGTCGCGCTTCAGCATGCCTATGCCCATGCCTATGGCGAATCAGTGCGGCCGGACTCCAAGGCGTTGCGGCTCTTTGCGGAGCGCTGGACCCCGTGGCGCGGTGTTGCCGCCCGACTTTTCTGGGCTTACTATGCCGCAACGCGTGGCCGCGATGGCACACCAATGCCATGA
- a CDS encoding HNH endonuclease: MTIAVSPDGLPALVLNADYRPLSYYPLSLWSWQDAIKAVFLDRVNIVAEYEHEVSSPSFAMRLPSVVSLKTYIKPTRNPAFTRFNVFLRDRFECQYCGSEEDLTFDHVIPRCAGGETIWQNVVAACSPCNLRKGGLMPNRAKMWPRQKPYEPTVHDLHNNGRLFPPNHLHESWMDYLYWDVELEP; encoded by the coding sequence TTGACAATAGCCGTCTCGCCGGACGGGTTACCGGCTCTGGTACTCAATGCGGACTACCGTCCGCTCAGTTATTATCCCTTGTCGCTCTGGTCCTGGCAGGACGCGATCAAGGCGGTTTTTCTTGACCGTGTGAACATCGTCGCCGAATACGAGCATGAGGTGTCCTCGCCCTCCTTCGCGATGCGGCTACCCAGCGTGGTATCGCTCAAGACCTACATCAAACCCACGCGCAATCCTGCCTTTACCCGGTTCAACGTCTTCCTGCGCGACCGGTTCGAATGCCAATATTGCGGCTCGGAAGAAGATCTGACTTTCGATCACGTCATCCCGCGCTGTGCTGGCGGCGAAACGATCTGGCAGAATGTCGTGGCAGCCTGTTCACCTTGCAATCTTCGCAAGGGCGGTCTGATGCCCAACCGTGCCAAAATGTGGCCGCGACAGAAACCCTATGAACCGACCGTGCATGATCTGCACAATAACGGCCGGCTGTTTCCGCCAAACCATCTGCACGAAAGCTGGATGGATTATCTGTACTGGGATGTCGAACTCGAACCCTGA
- a CDS encoding disulfide bond formation protein B — translation MSATNSPIHFRTAVFLFLAMIFTVGSALGFQYIGGYLPCKLCLEQRYPYYAGIPLMALAVASSSLKWPASLTRLLLALGGLLMLVGLGLAVFHAGVEWKFWAGPTDCTAVSMSITTDAGNLLKDMNAIHPPACDTAALRVLGLSFAGWNAIASLILMIVAFRGAVKA, via the coding sequence ATGAGTGCAACGAATTCCCCCATCCATTTCAGGACGGCTGTATTTCTCTTCCTCGCAATGATTTTCACGGTCGGGTCTGCGCTTGGTTTTCAGTATATCGGCGGGTATCTGCCCTGCAAATTATGTCTTGAGCAGCGCTATCCCTATTATGCCGGCATTCCGCTGATGGCCTTGGCGGTTGCCTCGTCCAGCCTGAAATGGCCAGCGAGCCTTACGCGTCTCCTGCTGGCACTTGGAGGGCTCCTCATGCTCGTTGGCCTCGGCCTCGCCGTCTTCCATGCGGGCGTCGAATGGAAGTTCTGGGCCGGACCAACGGATTGCACCGCAGTATCCATGTCGATCACCACCGATGCGGGTAATCTCCTGAAGGATATGAATGCCATTCACCCGCCCGCATGCGATACGGCCGCGCTGCGCGTACTTGGCCTGTCCTTTGCCGGCTGGAATGCCATCGCCAGCCTGATCTTGATGATCGTCGCATTTCGTGGCGCAGTGAAGGCGTAG